The following are encoded in a window of Carassius auratus strain Wakin unplaced genomic scaffold, ASM336829v1 scaf_tig00006772, whole genome shotgun sequence genomic DNA:
- the LOC113071287 gene encoding uncharacterized protein LOC113071287 isoform X1, translating to MALINARSVVNKTFIINDFFSARHLNSQRTTGRGGGLASVYKDIFSCRPVVSKEYQSFELQLFTLELCDPVLFALIYCPPKPNSNFLKDFADFLGDFIAKYDKVMIVGDFNVHVCCAADSLAKEFINLLNAFDLTLQINVPTHQHGHTLDLVLTYGCSLNELEVCENGFSDHKTIMFTFPSFNKTVKPMYSARQSLLITSATREAFRSAFSEGLLQSDALNTDSSAEELLRSFNSTCVHALDQVAPLKTHLHKPKSEPWLNDTTRTLRRICRRFERKWRKDRLQVTMQMFRDSLTQYQKAVKTARSIYFTDIINENCHKPKTLFNVINSTISPSTGLDIEVSLVSCEDFLCFFVQKTHDLRMGLNPVSSDPSTLSSCTAVFSCFTPVTDNHLIEIVDHLKASGSPTDVMPLPSLSKL from the exons ATGGCTTTGATTAATGCCAGGTCGGTAGTAAACAAGACtttcattataaatgactttttctCTGCTCGCCACCTAAATTCACAGCGTACAACGGGACGAGGTGGTGGTCTGGCCTCtgtttataaagacattttttccTGCCGTCCCGTAGTTTCAAAGGAATACCAAAGCTTTGAGCTACAGTTGTTTACTCTGGAGCTATGTGACCCTGTTCTGTTTGCACTGATTTATTGTCCCCCAAAACCTAATTCGAATTTTCTGAAAGATTTTGCTGACTTTTTGGGAGATTTCATTGCAAAATATGACAAAGTAATGATTGTTGGGGACTTTAATGTTCATGTCTGTTGTGCAGCTGATTCCTTAGCAAAGGAGTTTAtcaatctgctaaatgcatttgaTCTGACGCTTCAGATCAATGTACCCACTCATCAGCATGGCCATACACTGGATTTAGTGCTAACTTACGGCTGCTCTCTGAATGAA CTAGAGGTGTGTGAAAATGGTTTCTCTGACCACAAGACTATTATGTTTACATTTCCATCTTTTAACAAAACTGTTAAGCCGATGTATTCGGCTCGCCAGTCTCTGCTTATCACATCAGCTACCAGAGAAGCTTTTCGCTCAGCCTTTAGTGAAGGTTTGCTACAAAGTGACGCTCTAAACACCGATTCAAGTGCTGAAGAACTACTTCGCAGTTTTAACTCCACCTGTGTTCATGCTCTAGACCAAGTGGCACCTTTAAAGACTCATCTCCATAAACCGAAATCTGAGCCTTGGCTTAATGACACAACTCGCACTCTTAGGCGTATTTGCAGAAGATTTGAACGAAAATGGAGGAAGGACAGACTTCAGGTTACAATGCAAATGTTCAGAGACTCACTAACTCAATATCAGAAAGCAGTGAAAACGGCAAGATCAATTTATTTCACTGACATTATAAACGAGAACTGTCATAAACCGAAAACTCTGTTTAATGTTATAAATTCCACCATCAGCCCCTCCACTGGTCTTGATATAGAAGTGTCATTAGTTTCCTGTGAagactttctttgtttctttgtacAGAAGACACATGACTTAAGAATGGGGCTAAACCCAGTTTCATCTGACCCTTCAACTCTCTCTAGTTGTACTgctgtttttagttgttttactCCTGTTACAGATAACCATCTGATAGAAATAGTGGATCACCTGAAAGCATCTGGTTCCCCAACTGATGTAATGCCCCTCCCTTCTTTAAGCAAGTTATAG
- the LOC113071287 gene encoding uncharacterized protein LOC113071287 isoform X2 has translation MALINARSVVNKTFIINDFFSARHLNSQRTTGRGGGLASVYKDIFSCRPVVSKEYQSFELQLFTLELCDPVLFALIYCPPKPNSNFLKDFADFLGDFIAKYDKVMIVGDFNVHVCCAADSLAKEFINLLNAFDLTLQINVPTHQHGHTLDLVLTYGCSLNELEVCENGFSDHKTIMFTFPSFNKTVKPMYSARQSLLITSATREAFRSAFSEGLLQSDALNTDSSAEELLRSFNSTCVHALDQVAPLKTHLHKPKSEPWLNDTTRTLRRICRRFERKWRKDRLQVTMQMFRDSLTQYQKAVKTARSIYFTDIINENCHKPKTLFNVINSTISPSTGLDIEVSLVSCEDFLCFFVQKTHDLRMGLNPVSSDPSTLSSCTAVFSCFTPVTDNHLIEIVDHLKASGSPTDVMPLPSLSKL, from the exons ATGGCTTTGATTAATGCCAGGTCGGTAGTAAACAAGACtttcattataaatgactttttctCTGCTCGCCACCTAAATTCACAGCGTACAACGGGACGAGGTGGTGGTCTGGCCTCtgtttataaagacattttttccTGCCGTCCCGTAGTTTCAAAGGAATACCAAAGCTTTGAGCTACAGTTGTTTACTCTGGAGCTATGTGACCCTGTTCTGTTTGCACTGATTTATTGTCCCCCAAAACCTAATTCGAATTTTCTGAAAGATTTTGCTGACTTTTTGGGAGATTTCATTGCAAAATATGACAAAGTAATGATTGTTGGGGACTTTAATGTTCATGTCTGTTGTGCAGCTGATTCCTTAGCAAAGGAGTTTAtcaatctgctaaatgcatttgaTCTGACGCTTCAGATCAATGTACCCACTCATCAGCATGGCCATACACTGGATTTAGTGCTAACTTACGGCTGCTCTCTGAATGAACTAGAG GTGTGTGAAAATGGTTTCTCTGACCACAAGACTATTATGTTTACATTTCCATCTTTTAACAAAACTGTTAAGCCGATGTATTCGGCTCGCCAGTCTCTGCTTATCACATCAGCTACCAGAGAAGCTTTTCGCTCAGCCTTTAGTGAAGGTTTGCTACAAAGTGACGCTCTAAACACCGATTCAAGTGCTGAAGAACTACTTCGCAGTTTTAACTCCACCTGTGTTCATGCTCTAGACCAAGTGGCACCTTTAAAGACTCATCTCCATAAACCGAAATCTGAGCCTTGGCTTAATGACACAACTCGCACTCTTAGGCGTATTTGCAGAAGATTTGAACGAAAATGGAGGAAGGACAGACTTCAGGTTACAATGCAAATGTTCAGAGACTCACTAACTCAATATCAGAAAGCAGTGAAAACGGCAAGATCAATTTATTTCACTGACATTATAAACGAGAACTGTCATAAACCGAAAACTCTGTTTAATGTTATAAATTCCACCATCAGCCCCTCCACTGGTCTTGATATAGAAGTGTCATTAGTTTCCTGTGAagactttctttgtttctttgtacAGAAGACACATGACTTAAGAATGGGGCTAAACCCAGTTTCATCTGACCCTTCAACTCTCTCTAGTTGTACTgctgtttttagttgttttactCCTGTTACAGATAACCATCTGATAGAAATAGTGGATCACCTGAAAGCATCTGGTTCCCCAACTGATGTAATGCCCCTCCCTTCTTTAAGCAAGTTATAG